The Desulfovibrio sp. genome has a window encoding:
- a CDS encoding 4Fe-4S dicluster domain-containing protein — MPSAYENPIVLANPEKCIGCKKCEIACVSAHINLPFKEAKKRGLPTISRIKVVKVDNVRYPIQCRHCEDAPCAHACPFGAIQQLDGLVSVSETLCVGCKMCVMACPFGAIEVGVEGETAFTGRTNSGSAKKCDMCQAWRADTGKEVCACVEACPKQALQYVELGSYRQAMAKASVAQLAQVSVIINETLVINDTDGDVPAAS, encoded by the coding sequence ATGCCCAGTGCGTATGAAAATCCGATTGTTCTCGCCAATCCTGAGAAGTGCATCGGTTGCAAGAAGTGCGAAATCGCCTGCGTGAGCGCTCACATCAACCTCCCCTTCAAGGAGGCCAAGAAGCGCGGCCTGCCCACCATTTCCCGCATCAAAGTGGTGAAGGTGGATAACGTTCGCTACCCCATTCAATGCCGCCACTGCGAAGACGCCCCCTGCGCCCACGCCTGCCCATTCGGCGCCATCCAACAACTCGACGGGCTGGTGAGCGTGAGCGAAACCCTGTGCGTCGGCTGCAAGATGTGCGTGATGGCCTGTCCCTTCGGTGCCATCGAGGTCGGCGTTGAGGGCGAGACAGCCTTCACCGGCAGGACCAACAGCGGTTCGGCCAAGAAGTGCGACATGTGCCAGGCATGGCGGGCCGATACCGGCAAGGAAGTCTGCGCGTGCGTGGAAGCCTGTCCCAAGCAGGCCCTGCAGTACGTGGAGCTCGGCTCCTACCGCCAGGCCATGGCCAAGGCCAGCGTGGCCCAACTGGCCCAGGTGAGCGTGATAATAAACGAGACCCTGGTCATAAACGATACCGACGGCGACGTTCCGGCCGCAAGCTGA
- the hypA gene encoding hydrogenase maturation nickel metallochaperone HypA — protein sequence MHESSLAMSIIGIVRDKAREAHTGAVRRVDLCIGEYCGVEHSTLEACFEMIALGTVADGAKLVIEKIAATGNCDMCGEPALKDGRFLRCPSCQKSSVTLATGRELYVKSIEVEQPTRSYDHAQCV from the coding sequence ATGCACGAATCTTCCCTCGCCATGAGCATTATCGGCATCGTGCGGGACAAAGCCCGCGAAGCGCATACCGGAGCTGTTCGCAGGGTGGACTTGTGCATCGGGGAATACTGCGGGGTGGAACACTCCACCCTGGAGGCCTGCTTCGAAATGATCGCCCTGGGCACCGTGGCTGACGGAGCCAAGCTGGTGATCGAGAAAATCGCAGCAACAGGCAATTGCGACATGTGCGGCGAACCAGCCTTGAAGGACGGGCGGTTCCTGCGCTGCCCGAGCTGCCAGAAATCGTCTGTGACGCTCGCAACCGGTCGCGAGCTCTACGTTAAAAGCATTGAAGTCGAACAACCAACTCGGAGTTACGATCATGCCCAGTGCGTATGA
- a CDS encoding nickel-dependent hydrogenase large subunit, translating to MSETYTLPIGPLHVALEEPMYFDIKVEGETVQGVELAAGHVHRGMEALAMHRNYFQNITLTERVCSLCSNSHPATFCMAVENLAGIEVPMRAQYLRVIADEVKRIASHLFNVGIMAHLTGFDSLFMHAMEVRELMQDAKEGVYGNRMNLGQCTIGGTRTDIDADIARFLRGQLEALKPQLAELYGVFERDPLIRTRTRGIGLLSEQEAKLHAVVGPVARASGVAYDLRRKAPYAAYDELRFEVQSDTAGDVHSRALLRLREAVESISIVEQCLDQMPEGPVKSEGFVAVPAGESVARTEAPRGELIYYLRSDGSDTPQRLKWRVPTYMNWEALQVMMAGCQVADIPLIVNSIDPCISCTER from the coding sequence ATGTCCGAGACATATACCCTGCCGATCGGCCCGCTGCATGTGGCCCTGGAAGAGCCCATGTACTTCGACATCAAGGTCGAGGGCGAAACGGTTCAAGGCGTGGAGCTCGCCGCGGGCCATGTCCACCGTGGCATGGAAGCCCTGGCCATGCACCGCAACTACTTCCAAAACATCACTCTCACCGAGCGTGTCTGCTCGCTGTGTTCCAACAGCCACCCGGCCACCTTCTGCATGGCCGTTGAGAACCTGGCCGGGATCGAAGTGCCCATGCGCGCCCAGTACCTGCGCGTGATTGCCGACGAGGTAAAACGCATCGCCTCCCATCTGTTCAACGTGGGCATCATGGCTCATCTAACGGGATTCGACTCCCTGTTCATGCATGCCATGGAAGTCCGCGAACTCATGCAGGACGCCAAGGAAGGCGTGTACGGAAACCGCATGAACCTGGGCCAGTGCACCATCGGCGGCACGCGCACGGACATAGACGCGGACATCGCCCGGTTCCTGCGCGGCCAGCTTGAAGCCTTGAAGCCCCAACTGGCCGAACTCTACGGAGTGTTCGAGCGCGACCCGCTGATCCGCACCCGCACCCGGGGCATTGGCCTGCTTTCCGAGCAGGAGGCTAAGCTCCACGCCGTTGTGGGTCCGGTGGCCCGGGCTTCAGGCGTGGCCTACGATCTGCGCCGCAAGGCTCCCTACGCCGCCTACGACGAACTGCGCTTCGAGGTGCAGTCGGACACGGCTGGAGACGTCCACTCCAGAGCGCTTCTCAGGCTCCGCGAAGCGGTTGAGTCAATAAGCATCGTCGAGCAGTGCCTGGACCAGATGCCCGAGGGTCCCGTGAAGTCCGAAGGCTTCGTGGCCGTACCTGCCGGAGAATCCGTTGCCCGCACCGAGGCGCCGCGCGGCGAACTGATCTATTATCTGCGTTCCGACGGTTCGGACACCCCCCAGCGCCTGAAGTGGCGGGTGCCCACCTACATGAACTGGGAGGCCCTGCAGGTGATGATGGCCGGATGCCAGGTGGCGGACATACCGCTTATCGTCAACAGCATCGACCCGTGCATCTCTTGTACTGAACGCTAA
- a CDS encoding NADH-quinone oxidoreductase subunit C, with product MNELAKQALDNAVGKILGAGSVYWSSDSNKNAFGWVKLCEPQSLARLAPLLASAGARLMTVTAYRNDKFARIEGREIAYHFDLDGVVLTVTTCVDNEPPMVPSITPWFKNADWNEREFTELYGIQVEGHPNPKRLFIDATLDGDILDRMVPLSTMMNGASTSTLWEKVFAGKQMPEWTKGAKN from the coding sequence ATGAACGAACTTGCCAAACAGGCCCTGGACAATGCCGTGGGCAAGATCCTGGGGGCCGGATCGGTCTACTGGTCGTCCGATTCCAATAAAAACGCGTTCGGCTGGGTCAAGCTCTGCGAACCGCAGAGTCTGGCCCGCTTGGCCCCGCTCTTGGCATCGGCCGGAGCGCGGCTCATGACCGTCACCGCCTATCGCAACGACAAATTCGCCCGCATCGAGGGCCGCGAGATCGCCTACCACTTCGACCTGGACGGCGTGGTGCTCACCGTTACCACCTGTGTGGACAACGAACCGCCCATGGTTCCTTCCATCACTCCGTGGTTCAAGAACGCGGATTGGAACGAGCGCGAATTCACGGAACTCTACGGCATCCAGGTGGAAGGCCACCCCAACCCCAAACGCCTGTTCATCGACGCGACACTCGACGGCGACATCCTGGACAGGATGGTGCCGCTCTCCACCATGATGAACGGCGCCTCCACCAGCACCCTCTGGGAAAAGGTCTTCGCCGGCAAACAGATGCCCGAGTGGACCAAGGGAGCGAAAAACTGA
- a CDS encoding 4Fe-4S binding protein: MLPFLKIMVRNLLQGPSTDPFPFAPAKTPARFRGAAVHDSEKCILCGICRHVCAAGAIQLRAAEDGSGMQFMLWHNSCVYCGMCAHYCPTGALTMSDNWHLSHLGEDKYTFSEDSFVPFGECAQCGARIQPRPNVIVEKLGGRAPDQFLLCPKCKRESLVKHASDTNLSQFREKQ, translated from the coding sequence ATGCTGCCGTTTCTAAAAATCATGGTTCGCAACCTGCTGCAGGGGCCCTCCACCGACCCCTTCCCCTTCGCTCCGGCCAAGACCCCGGCGCGGTTCCGTGGTGCAGCTGTCCACGATTCCGAGAAGTGCATCCTGTGCGGCATCTGCCGGCACGTGTGCGCGGCCGGGGCCATTCAGCTGCGCGCCGCAGAGGACGGGTCCGGCATGCAGTTCATGCTGTGGCACAACTCCTGCGTGTATTGCGGCATGTGCGCCCACTATTGCCCCACCGGGGCTCTTACCATGAGCGACAACTGGCACCTCTCCCACCTGGGCGAGGACAAATATACCTTCAGCGAGGATAGCTTCGTGCCCTTCGGCGAGTGCGCCCAGTGCGGGGCCCGCATCCAGCCCAGGCCGAACGTCATCGTCGAGAAGCTTGGTGGGCGCGCGCCCGACCAGTTCCTGCTCTGCCCCAAGTGCAAGCGCGAAAGCCTGGTCAAGCACGCCAGCGACACCAACTTGTCTCAGTTTAGGGAGAAGCAATGA
- the nuoB gene encoding NADH-quinone oxidoreductase subunit NuoB, which produces MLKLIQKLVPRSPWIYRLNAGSCNGCDVEMATTALIPRYDVERIGCKYCGSPRHADLVLISGPLNLRVREKVLRVFNEIPHPKVTIGVGACPASGGCFREGYSLEEPVDQYIPLDVIVPGCPPRPQAIIEGVVKALDVWRKRLEEDTCCRF; this is translated from the coding sequence ATGCTCAAACTGATTCAGAAGCTTGTTCCGCGATCCCCCTGGATTTACAGGCTCAACGCCGGGTCCTGCAACGGATGCGACGTTGAGATGGCCACCACGGCACTCATTCCGCGCTACGACGTGGAGCGCATCGGGTGCAAATACTGCGGCAGCCCCAGGCATGCCGACCTGGTGCTGATTTCCGGGCCGCTGAACCTGCGGGTGCGCGAGAAGGTGTTGCGCGTCTTCAACGAGATCCCCCATCCCAAGGTCACCATCGGCGTGGGGGCTTGCCCCGCCTCCGGAGGCTGTTTCCGCGAAGGGTACTCCCTGGAGGAGCCCGTGGACCAGTACATCCCGCTGGACGTCATCGTTCCCGGCTGTCCGCCCAGGCCCCAGGCCATCATCGAAGGCGTGGTCAAGGCCTTGGACGTGTGGCGGAAAAGATTGGAGGAAGACACATGCTGCCGTTTCTAA
- a CDS encoding NADH-quinone oxidoreductase subunit H, translating into MSNILEATFAVLIFPGGAFALALGLFLKGVDRKVLARLQRRVGPTLIQPLLDILKLSIKETLIPKTANELAFRMAPVLGLAGVLVTAAIMPVGGVWSGVTGLGDILVLLYLLPIPAMALMLAGCSSSSPYGALGFSREMALMFAYEMPLIATFLAVAVRVGGAGGSLFSLDAIMAYQFLHGPMLLDPVMIPAALALIIFIPGTMGSGLFDIPEAEPEVIEGPLLEYSGPLLATFHLMSAVKLVVVLELAVALLWPNPLGGSVLVNLAWHVFKCLVLLLVSVTCFRAATGRLRLDQGFAFFFKYTTPMALVSLGLATILR; encoded by the coding sequence ATGTCTAATATTCTGGAAGCGACCTTCGCGGTTCTTATCTTCCCGGGCGGCGCCTTTGCCCTGGCCCTGGGGCTCTTCTTGAAGGGCGTGGACCGCAAGGTTCTGGCCCGTCTGCAGCGCCGCGTCGGCCCAACGCTCATTCAGCCCTTGCTCGACATCCTGAAGCTCTCCATCAAGGAGACGCTCATTCCCAAGACGGCCAACGAACTGGCTTTCCGCATGGCCCCCGTGCTCGGCCTGGCCGGAGTGCTTGTAACGGCCGCGATCATGCCCGTGGGCGGGGTCTGGTCCGGGGTCACGGGCCTTGGCGACATCCTGGTGCTTCTCTACCTGCTGCCCATACCGGCCATGGCCCTCATGCTGGCCGGTTGCTCGTCCAGCTCGCCGTACGGCGCCCTGGGCTTCTCGCGGGAAATGGCCCTCATGTTCGCCTACGAGATGCCGCTCATCGCCACCTTCCTGGCCGTGGCCGTGCGGGTGGGCGGCGCCGGAGGATCGCTCTTCTCGTTGGACGCCATCATGGCCTACCAGTTCCTGCATGGCCCCATGCTCTTGGACCCGGTGATGATCCCCGCCGCCCTGGCGCTCATCATCTTCATCCCCGGAACCATGGGCAGCGGCCTGTTCGACATCCCCGAGGCCGAGCCGGAAGTCATCGAAGGCCCCCTGCTCGAATACTCGGGACCGCTTCTGGCCACCTTCCACCTCATGAGCGCCGTGAAGCTGGTGGTGGTGCTGGAACTGGCCGTGGCCCTTCTGTGGCCCAATCCTCTGGGCGGCAGCGTCCTGGTGAACCTGGCCTGGCACGTGTTCAAATGCCTGGTCCTGCTCCTGGTCTCCGTCACCTGCTTCAGGGCCGCCACCGGACGCCTGCGCCTGGACCAGGGCTTCGCCTTCTTCTTCAAGTACACCACGCCCATGGCCCTCGTGAGCCTCGGGTTGGCCACCATCCTTCGCTAA